Proteins from a genomic interval of Chryseobacterium indologenes:
- the rseP gene encoding RIP metalloprotease RseP, whose product MEIAIKLFQFILSISILVLLHELGHFLPAIWFKTRAEKFFLFFDPYFSIFSMKKINGKWQYKFLSKNLPDSEVIEVNGKKEEVPIDISKLPDNDWRKHPEQTKYGIGWLPFGGYVKIAGMVDESMDTAQMKKPAEPWEFRSKPAWQRLIIMLGGVTVNFFLAWLIYSCLSFFNGETYTDITKFDNGIEASAAGKKMGFQNGDKIISVDGKPAERLENTSINILLGNNVTVQRNGQEVTFPVNADGVADVLKQKEAKLYISPRIPMVIDSLATPSSQKSGLAKGDKVVGINGKKAAFFDEVSTLLNENKGKTITVDVERNGALQTVPAVSVDQNGKLGVALDTKSIAKSIVTNKKYSFGEAIPRGFVRSIDALTTQVKQFKIMFNSKIQGYKNVGGPIAIVKNMPVDKDANGSFTINWAAFWSFTAMFSVWLAFLNLIPIPGLDGGHVLFTLYEIIVGKPVPQKVLENAQMIGVIFLLGLMLVIFGSDIFKIFTGKL is encoded by the coding sequence ATGGAAATAGCAATCAAACTCTTTCAGTTCATTCTGAGTATCTCTATATTAGTACTTCTTCACGAGCTTGGGCACTTTTTACCTGCGATATGGTTTAAGACCAGAGCAGAGAAATTTTTCCTGTTTTTTGATCCTTATTTTTCCATTTTCTCTATGAAGAAAATCAATGGAAAATGGCAATATAAATTCTTATCAAAGAATCTGCCTGATTCAGAAGTTATAGAAGTTAACGGAAAGAAGGAAGAAGTCCCTATCGATATATCAAAACTTCCCGATAATGACTGGAGAAAACATCCTGAACAGACAAAATACGGAATCGGATGGCTGCCTTTCGGTGGATATGTAAAAATTGCCGGGATGGTAGACGAAAGTATGGATACCGCTCAGATGAAAAAACCGGCAGAACCCTGGGAATTCAGATCTAAGCCGGCATGGCAAAGATTAATTATCATGTTGGGTGGGGTTACTGTAAACTTTTTCTTAGCATGGTTGATCTATAGCTGCCTTTCTTTCTTTAACGGAGAAACATATACAGATATTACAAAATTCGATAATGGAATTGAAGCCAGTGCAGCCGGAAAGAAAATGGGATTCCAGAATGGGGACAAAATCATCAGCGTTGACGGAAAACCGGCAGAAAGGCTTGAAAACACCTCCATTAATATCCTTTTAGGAAATAACGTTACGGTACAAAGAAACGGACAGGAAGTAACGTTCCCGGTTAATGCAGACGGTGTAGCAGATGTTTTAAAGCAAAAAGAAGCCAAACTGTATATCAGTCCAAGAATCCCAATGGTTATCGACTCCTTGGCGACTCCATCTTCCCAAAAATCAGGATTGGCAAAAGGCGATAAGGTGGTAGGAATCAACGGAAAAAAAGCCGCATTCTTTGACGAAGTAAGTACACTTTTAAATGAGAATAAAGGAAAAACCATCACAGTAGACGTTGAAAGAAATGGTGCTTTACAAACAGTACCTGCAGTTTCTGTTGACCAGAACGGAAAACTGGGGGTTGCTCTGGATACAAAATCCATCGCGAAATCTATTGTAACCAATAAAAAATATTCGTTTGGAGAAGCTATTCCGAGAGGATTTGTAAGGTCTATCGATGCACTGACTACACAGGTTAAGCAGTTCAAGATCATGTTCAATTCTAAAATCCAGGGGTATAAAAATGTAGGCGGGCCGATTGCCATTGTAAAGAATATGCCTGTTGACAAGGATGCCAATGGAAGTTTTACCATTAACTGGGCTGCGTTCTGGAGTTTTACCGCTATGTTTTCAGTATGGTTGGCTTTCCTGAACCTTATTCCTATTCCTGGTCTTGATGGTGGACATGTTTTATTTACATTATATGAAATTATCGTTGGAAAACCGGTTCCTCAGAAAGTGTTGGAAAATGCTCAAATGATTGGAGTTATCTTCCTGTTAGGCTTGATGTTAGTGATTTTCGGAAGTGACATTTTCAAGATATTTACAGGGAAATTATAA
- a CDS encoding intradiol ring-cleavage dioxygenase codes for MNRKNFLKNLGLAGVTAIAAPVLISCENEITEENTNCNLTNYDLEGPFPTKTPSILERINIVGDRTGVPFEIHLTIKNRNTECSNLKGVFVDIWQCDKDGNYSEYGGDELQIIDYTNLHFLRGRQVTNVNGEVKFTSIFPGWYTVEDVTRATHLHIHIYNSKGNSLLVTQLAFPDDPNSAVVKVNQSPGYKGMHGYRYNSEDDFFYDGVSAQLLNISGNINDGYVGAITLIVSA; via the coding sequence ATGAACAGAAAAAATTTCTTAAAAAATCTTGGTTTGGCCGGAGTCACGGCAATTGCCGCCCCTGTCTTGATCAGTTGTGAAAATGAAATTACAGAAGAAAATACAAACTGTAATCTTACCAATTATGACCTGGAAGGACCGTTTCCTACAAAAACTCCATCGATATTAGAGCGGATAAATATTGTTGGCGACAGAACCGGTGTCCCTTTTGAAATTCATCTTACAATTAAAAACAGAAATACAGAGTGCTCCAATCTGAAAGGTGTTTTTGTTGATATATGGCAATGTGACAAAGATGGCAATTATTCGGAATACGGAGGAGACGAACTCCAAATTATAGACTACACAAACCTGCATTTTCTAAGAGGAAGGCAAGTTACAAACGTGAATGGGGAAGTAAAATTCACCTCCATATTTCCCGGATGGTATACGGTAGAAGACGTAACAAGAGCTACCCATTTGCATATTCACATTTACAACAGCAAGGGCAATTCTCTACTGGTTACTCAATTAGCTTTCCCGGATGACCCTAACAGCGCCGTAGTGAAAGTGAATCAATCTCCCGGTTACAAAGGAATGCATGGATACAGATACAACTCGGAGGACGATTTTTTCTATGATGGAGTATCTGCACAACTTTTGAATATTTCAGGAAATATTAATGACGGCTATGTGGGAGCGATCACGCTCATAGTTTCTGCTTAA
- the rpmA gene encoding 50S ribosomal protein L27, whose product MAHKKGVGSSKNGRESHSKRLGVKIFGGQAAIAGNIIVRQRGTQHHPGDNVGIGKDHTLFALVDGKVVFRKKANNRSFVSVEPNA is encoded by the coding sequence ATGGCACACAAGAAAGGAGTCGGTAGTTCCAAGAACGGTAGAGAGTCTCACTCTAAAAGATTAGGTGTGAAGATTTTCGGAGGACAAGCAGCTATTGCCGGAAATATTATTGTTAGACAAAGAGGTACTCAGCACCACCCAGGTGATAACGTGGGAATCGGTAAAGATCACACTTTGTTTGCATTAGTAGATGGTAAAGTAGTTTTCAGAAAGAAAGCAAACAACAGATCTTTTGTATCTGTAGAGCCAAACGCATAG
- the rplU gene encoding 50S ribosomal protein L21, giving the protein MFAIVEIAGLQYKVEQDQKLFVNRLKGDKGGKVSFDKVLLTVNGAITVGAPAVSGITVEAEILDHVKADKVIVFKKKRRKGYQVKNGHRQSLTQIVITGITGFEGGAKKAAKKETVKGEVLSDNATVNFSEDHELNYHLKKNNLSQSKENRETLITLGKAVKVELEKNILTHEEVDAAIIKNIDQFKALNK; this is encoded by the coding sequence ATGTTTGCAATTGTAGAAATAGCAGGGCTTCAATATAAAGTTGAGCAAGACCAAAAGTTGTTTGTGAACCGTTTAAAAGGAGATAAAGGAGGAAAAGTTTCTTTCGACAAAGTTCTTCTTACTGTAAACGGAGCAATCACTGTAGGCGCCCCAGCTGTAAGTGGGATCACTGTAGAAGCAGAGATTCTTGACCACGTTAAAGCTGATAAAGTAATCGTTTTCAAAAAGAAAAGAAGAAAAGGTTACCAAGTGAAAAATGGTCACAGACAATCTTTAACTCAAATCGTAATCACTGGTATTACAGGTTTTGAAGGAGGAGCTAAAAAAGCTGCTAAAAAAGAAACTGTGAAAGGTGAAGTTCTTTCTGACAACGCAACTGTTAACTTTAGTGAAGATCACGAGTTGAACTATCACTTAAAGAAAAACAATTTGTCTCAGTCTAAAGAGAACAGAGAAACTTTAATTACTTTAGGTAAAGCGGTTAAAGTTGAATTAGAAAAGAATATTCTTACTCATGAGGAAGTAGATGCTGCAATCATTAAGAATATCGATCAATTTAAAGCACTTAATAAATAA
- a CDS encoding metalloprotease — protein sequence MKKFNLCLLAGVVAATFLTACSDDKMDEAVPSQQETLSAKIEQPTDREKSCAYVDNNWSSSAVLLTGLQNSTDTSFMNGQMTKIASMWGRSNPTLRFVNDPSNYNSTYNAISYSTGKIYYGYAIYYDAKAKGGDIVNAMILAHEYGHQLQYIFGLPSVNENTARPNELEADGFAGYYLRRPNGYNKTNFSEIAAAYEFAQSIGDYQTTSPGHHGTPAQRRSAVRLGFLLGQYDLNASNFDYNFFYYYQGVLNGTYKMAKNTVNPEIDAYMSKYIDELRKIQTGEISAEEFKNLK from the coding sequence ATGAAAAAATTTAATCTCTGCTTACTAGCAGGCGTTGTTGCTGCAACATTCCTTACAGCATGTAGCGATGACAAAATGGACGAAGCTGTCCCATCACAACAAGAAACTCTGAGCGCAAAAATTGAACAACCCACAGATCGTGAAAAATCCTGTGCTTATGTAGACAACAACTGGAGTTCATCAGCTGTATTGCTGACCGGGCTACAGAATTCTACAGACACCAGTTTTATGAACGGTCAGATGACTAAAATTGCCAGCATGTGGGGTAGAAGCAATCCTACTTTGAGGTTTGTAAATGATCCTTCCAATTACAATTCCACCTATAATGCGATCTCCTACTCTACAGGAAAGATCTATTATGGTTATGCAATCTATTATGATGCTAAAGCAAAAGGAGGAGACATCGTAAACGCCATGATCCTTGCTCATGAGTACGGACACCAGCTGCAGTACATCTTCGGGCTTCCTTCGGTAAATGAAAATACCGCAAGACCAAATGAGCTTGAAGCAGACGGGTTTGCAGGATATTATTTAAGAAGACCAAACGGTTACAACAAAACGAACTTCTCTGAAATTGCTGCCGCTTACGAATTTGCACAAAGCATCGGAGATTATCAGACCACAAGCCCCGGGCACCACGGAACACCCGCACAAAGAAGATCGGCGGTTCGCTTAGGATTCCTTCTTGGTCAGTACGATCTTAATGCTTCGAATTTTGATTATAACTTCTTCTATTATTATCAAGGTGTTTTAAATGGCACCTACAAAATGGCAAAAAACACTGTTAATCCAGAGATTGATGCTTATATGAGCAAATATATAGATGAGTTGCGAAAAATTCAAACCGGAGAAATTTCTGCGGAAGAATTTAAAAACCTTAAATAG
- a CDS encoding tRNA-(ms[2]io[6]A)-hydroxylase: MFKLKLPTDPRWANIAEGNIEEILTDHAWCEQKAATNAITLITMLPEYPEIVTELLAIAQEELDHFQQVHEIIKKRGYTFGRARKDDYVNQLAKFIIQGSREDLIVDKMLFAAMIEARSCERFKVLTENIKDEELKVFYRELMISEANHYTTFIGFARDLGENPEKVNKRWEEWLDYEASIIKSFGNKETIHG, encoded by the coding sequence ATGTTTAAGTTGAAACTACCTACCGACCCAAGGTGGGCAAATATTGCAGAAGGAAACATTGAAGAAATTTTAACGGATCATGCCTGGTGTGAACAAAAAGCGGCAACCAATGCGATTACATTAATCACCATGCTGCCTGAATATCCGGAAATTGTCACAGAACTTCTCGCTATTGCTCAGGAAGAGCTGGATCATTTCCAGCAGGTACATGAGATCATTAAGAAAAGAGGCTATACCTTCGGAAGAGCAAGAAAAGATGATTATGTCAATCAGTTGGCTAAGTTTATCATCCAGGGAAGCCGGGAAGATCTGATTGTAGATAAAATGCTTTTCGCCGCAATGATTGAAGCCAGAAGCTGTGAAAGATTTAAAGTCCTTACTGAAAACATTAAAGATGAAGAATTAAAGGTTTTCTACAGAGAATTAATGATTTCCGAGGCCAATCATTATACGACCTTCATCGGGTTTGCCAGAGATCTGGGAGAAAATCCCGAAAAAGTAAATAAACGTTGGGAAGAGTGGCTGGACTACGAAGCCAGCATTATCAAATCCTTTGGAAACAAAGAAACCATTCATGGATAA
- a CDS encoding DUF502 domain-containing protein — protein sequence MKKSSFEHIANLFLKNFFQGLLIIGPIGLTIFVIWYIVSAIDNLIPSLAHQIPGLVFVSIILFTAILGYLGNKFVVGRFFFDTMDSLLEKTPGVKHIYTPTKDVMSSFVGDKKKFNDPVWVKTNENPEIWRIGFLTQKEMSDVDKHNYVAVYLPHSYAISGWVIVTEEKNIKPVVGMTAASAMKFAVSGGVAGFHSDENIFKAPE from the coding sequence TTGAAGAAATCAAGCTTTGAACATATAGCCAATTTATTTCTGAAAAACTTTTTTCAGGGATTGCTTATTATTGGACCTATAGGACTTACCATTTTTGTGATCTGGTATATTGTAAGCGCAATTGATAATCTTATCCCTTCGCTTGCCCATCAGATTCCGGGGCTTGTTTTTGTATCAATAATATTATTTACAGCTATTTTAGGATATTTGGGAAATAAATTTGTGGTAGGAAGATTCTTTTTCGACACCATGGACAGTCTCCTGGAAAAAACGCCCGGTGTAAAACATATTTACACCCCCACCAAAGACGTCATGTCTTCATTTGTGGGAGATAAGAAAAAATTCAACGATCCTGTATGGGTAAAAACCAATGAGAATCCGGAAATCTGGAGAATCGGCTTTTTAACCCAAAAAGAAATGTCAGACGTTGACAAGCATAATTATGTTGCAGTATATTTACCCCATTCCTATGCTATTTCAGGGTGGGTAATTGTTACTGAAGAAAAAAACATCAAACCTGTAGTGGGGATGACTGCAGCTTCGGCTATGAAGTTTGCAGTAAGCGGCGGTGTAGCCGGATTTCATTCTGACGAAAACATCTTTAAGGCTCCGGAGTAA
- a CDS encoding tryptophanase — translation MNLPYAEPFRIKMVEEIRQSTREEREQWLKDANYNLFNLKSSQVFIDLLTDSGTGAMSDRQWAALMTGDESYAGSRSFEQLQNTVERITGFKYLLPTHQGRAAENVLFSVLVKEGDVVPGNSHFDTTKGHIEFRKAHAIDCTIDEAFDINDLHPFKGNINLEKLEAVYKSHPKENIPFCLITITCNSSGGQPVSLENMKAVKKLSDQYGIPVFFDSARFAENAYFIKKREQGQENRSIKEICKEIFSYGDGMTMSSKKDGLVNIGGFIALNSEEIFRKASNFTIIYEGFITYGGMAGRDMAALAVGLDEATEFPYLESRISQVEYLGNKLIEYGIPVQKPIGGHAVFIDSLNFLPNVSREEYPAQTLGLEIYKEAGIRTVEIGTLLADRDPETRQNRYPKLELVRLAIPRRTYTNNHMDYIAAAIKNVYERREEVAKGYKITWEPEILRHFTVQLEKA, via the coding sequence ATGAATTTACCGTACGCGGAACCTTTCCGCATCAAAATGGTGGAAGAAATCCGCCAATCTACAAGAGAAGAAAGAGAACAATGGCTTAAAGATGCCAATTACAACCTTTTCAATCTAAAATCTTCTCAGGTTTTTATCGATCTTTTAACGGATTCAGGAACAGGAGCTATGTCTGACAGACAATGGGCTGCGTTGATGACCGGAGATGAAAGCTATGCAGGATCCCGTTCTTTTGAACAGCTTCAAAATACAGTGGAAAGAATTACCGGTTTCAAATATTTATTACCCACTCACCAGGGAAGAGCAGCAGAAAATGTTCTATTCTCTGTATTAGTCAAAGAAGGTGATGTAGTTCCCGGTAACTCTCACTTTGATACCACCAAAGGACATATTGAATTCAGAAAGGCCCATGCGATCGATTGTACGATTGACGAAGCTTTTGATATCAATGACCTTCATCCATTCAAAGGAAATATTAACCTTGAAAAACTGGAAGCAGTTTATAAAAGTCATCCCAAAGAAAACATCCCTTTCTGCCTTATTACTATTACCTGCAACTCTTCAGGAGGACAACCTGTTTCTCTTGAAAACATGAAGGCTGTAAAAAAACTTTCCGATCAATATGGAATCCCTGTATTTTTTGATTCGGCAAGATTTGCAGAAAATGCATATTTCATCAAAAAAAGAGAACAAGGTCAGGAAAACAGAAGCATCAAAGAAATCTGTAAAGAAATATTCTCGTATGGCGACGGAATGACCATGAGTTCTAAAAAAGACGGACTTGTAAACATAGGAGGGTTTATTGCTTTAAATAGTGAGGAAATCTTTAGAAAAGCATCCAATTTCACGATTATATATGAAGGGTTTATCACCTATGGAGGAATGGCCGGAAGAGATATGGCTGCGCTGGCTGTAGGCCTTGATGAAGCAACGGAATTCCCTTATCTTGAAAGCAGAATCTCACAGGTTGAATACCTTGGAAATAAACTGATTGAGTATGGAATCCCTGTTCAGAAACCGATTGGGGGCCATGCCGTATTTATTGATTCTCTAAATTTCCTTCCCAATGTTTCCCGTGAAGAATATCCTGCACAGACGTTAGGACTTGAAATTTATAAAGAAGCTGGAATCAGAACGGTAGAAATCGGAACCCTATTGGCAGACAGGGACCCTGAAACAAGACAAAACCGTTATCCCAAACTGGAACTGGTACGTCTGGCAATTCCGCGAAGAACATATACTAATAACCATATGGATTATATTGCTGCAGCAATAAAAAATGTATATGAAAGACGCGAAGAGGTAGCAAAAGGATATAAAATCACCTGGGAACCTGAAATATTAAGACACTTTACCGTACAGCTTGAAAAAGCTTAA
- a CDS encoding FAD-dependent monooxygenase produces MNKIAVVGAGISGLSIANYLEKHKINYHIYERRQKEDLAGHGFLIPQEGIEYLSQIIDPSLLFKHGSFLKKYTQYSHQGKVLGEKDLNNVFAICRSSLIRLLSQHISPEKISYGETLGFDSTDKGKLISSEGTEITADVIIVSDGSKSRIRREIFKNEKMRAVRENEVVNIITNRQIADSIDHDFMKFHHEDGGLTFGILKLSTDTILWYSQFDNEKYRIDECSPDHLKKYMLEVFDEWHPLVVSIVRKSDYENVHLWRVYELEELNPFYKNNVVFIGDAAHPLIPFTSQGVTSALKDSFILTKHLVEESNLQEAFRKYESDRKHEVETHIQNGRTLLDQFLLPTSQQTENILPISYK; encoded by the coding sequence ATGAACAAAATTGCTGTCGTAGGCGCCGGTATTTCCGGCTTAAGCATAGCGAATTACCTGGAAAAACACAAAATAAACTATCATATTTATGAAAGAAGACAAAAAGAAGACCTGGCAGGTCATGGTTTCCTTATTCCACAAGAGGGAATCGAATACCTGAGTCAGATCATTGATCCGTCTTTGCTGTTTAAACATGGCAGTTTTTTAAAAAAATACACCCAATATTCTCATCAAGGAAAAGTACTTGGCGAAAAGGACCTCAACAACGTTTTTGCTATTTGCAGATCTTCACTGATAAGGCTGTTATCTCAACATATATCTCCGGAAAAGATAAGCTACGGAGAAACACTTGGTTTTGACAGTACAGATAAAGGAAAACTTATATCCAGTGAGGGAACTGAGATTACTGCAGATGTTATTATTGTTTCCGACGGTTCAAAAAGCCGTATCAGAAGAGAAATTTTCAAGAATGAGAAAATGAGGGCCGTCAGGGAGAATGAAGTAGTCAATATCATTACAAACCGGCAAATTGCAGATAGCATTGATCATGACTTTATGAAATTCCATCATGAAGACGGCGGATTAACTTTTGGCATTCTTAAACTTTCAACGGACACCATTCTCTGGTATTCACAATTTGATAATGAAAAATACCGGATCGATGAATGTTCTCCTGACCATTTAAAAAAATATATGCTTGAAGTCTTTGATGAATGGCATCCTCTGGTGGTATCGATCGTCAGAAAATCAGATTATGAGAACGTTCATTTATGGAGAGTTTATGAATTGGAAGAACTCAATCCGTTTTATAAAAATAATGTTGTTTTTATAGGAGATGCAGCTCATCCCCTCATTCCTTTTACAAGCCAGGGCGTTACCTCCGCACTGAAAGATTCTTTTATTTTAACTAAACATCTCGTTGAAGAAAGCAATTTACAGGAAGCCTTCAGAAAATATGAATCGGATAGAAAACATGAAGTTGAAACCCATATCCAAAACGGAAGAACGCTGTTGGATCAGTTTCTCCTTCCAACAAGCCAACAGACAGAAAATATTTTACCCATTTCTTATAAATAA
- a CDS encoding pyridoxal phosphate-dependent aminotransferase translates to MFTNNDINFEALKRKAYNGRWATLDDGIIPLTAADPDFRTAPEIEQGIIEYIKDGYLSYGPFSGLPEFKKSVADHFNTEKHGSFTPENVLAVNSAAQGMYLVASYVLKPEDEAIILDPVDFLFKKSVEAAGGKVKLCPVNTTTGVIDFEKLSTLITPKTKLISICNPHNPLGKVYSKETLKKISEIASAHDLWVMSDEIWSDIIYDNKEFYTYSSVSEEAKRKSFTVYGFSKSFGIAGLRIGAVLCNDQEILEDFTEKSNFNSTIEGVSTLSQIAGSVALERAKPWYKEFLAHIQHNRDFAYNIINQSEIFTADLPEATFVVFPKIKNGMTSEEFAKHALQQGKVAIVPGSERWFGKGAEGHVRICFSTSQEILEEGLHRIISSF, encoded by the coding sequence ATGTTTACCAACAACGATATCAACTTTGAAGCATTAAAAAGAAAGGCCTATAACGGAAGATGGGCAACACTGGATGACGGAATTATTCCTTTAACGGCTGCTGATCCGGATTTCAGGACGGCCCCGGAAATTGAGCAGGGAATTATTGAATATATTAAGGATGGCTATTTGAGTTATGGTCCGTTCTCTGGACTTCCTGAGTTTAAAAAAAGCGTTGCGGATCATTTTAATACAGAAAAGCACGGTTCGTTTACTCCCGAAAACGTACTGGCGGTCAATAGTGCAGCGCAAGGAATGTACCTGGTTGCCTCGTATGTCCTGAAGCCGGAGGACGAAGCTATCATTTTGGATCCGGTAGATTTTTTGTTTAAAAAGTCCGTGGAAGCTGCCGGCGGAAAGGTAAAACTTTGTCCTGTAAATACCACAACCGGGGTCATCGATTTTGAAAAATTATCAACATTGATCACCCCGAAGACCAAACTTATCAGCATATGCAATCCTCATAATCCATTAGGAAAAGTCTATTCTAAAGAAACATTAAAAAAGATTTCAGAAATTGCATCTGCGCATGATTTGTGGGTGATGAGCGATGAAATCTGGAGCGATATCATCTATGACAACAAAGAATTCTACACCTACTCTTCCGTTTCTGAAGAAGCAAAGAGGAAGAGCTTTACGGTCTATGGGTTTTCGAAGTCATTTGGAATAGCTGGATTAAGAATTGGTGCTGTTTTATGCAATGATCAGGAAATTCTGGAGGATTTTACGGAAAAATCAAATTTCAATTCCACTATAGAAGGGGTTTCCACCTTATCACAGATTGCCGGAAGTGTAGCATTGGAAAGAGCAAAGCCATGGTATAAAGAATTTCTGGCCCATATACAGCACAACCGAGATTTCGCCTATAATATCATAAATCAATCTGAGATCTTTACAGCAGATCTTCCTGAAGCTACTTTTGTCGTATTTCCAAAAATAAAAAATGGAATGACCAGTGAAGAATTTGCCAAACATGCCCTCCAACAGGGCAAAGTAGCAATTGTTCCCGGCTCGGAAAGGTGGTTCGGAAAAGGGGCTGAAGGACACGTTAGGATCTGCTTCTCAACCTCTCAGGAAATCCTGGAGGAAGGACTTCACCGAATTATCTCTAGCTTTTAA